CCGGCAAAGCAGAGTGCGGTGGCCGTGTAAACGACGATGGCGTACCACGCCACCGGCAGCCCCATAAGTTCTGCGAAGGGGCTGGTGAGCACCTGGTCGCAGTTGACCGATTCGTTGACGTTGCAGAAGCTCGTGTAGTTACCCGCGCCCGCCTCGAGGCCGGCGTGTATCCAGGCCAGTACGAGCGAGGTGCCAACTGCGGCGGCGGCCAGCAGGAAGCCGGCGCCGAGGAGTCGCGGGCTGCTGGCAGTTGGGCTGGTGTTTTCCATGCTGGTGTTGCGTTCAGTCATTTTCAAGCGGTCATTTTCAAGCGGTCAGTGGCGGGGCGTGGTGATCGACGCCCAGTCCTGTTGCAGGCGCCGCAGCTCGTCAGTCCGGCCCAGTTCCTGCAGGCAGAAGCTAGCATTGCCCCACGCGTTTTGCATAACCGGAGAAACCCCGTTTATGCCCGAAGCGTCGGCCGACAGGGCGCTGCGGGTCAGGCGGGTGGCGGCCAGGTAGTCACCCACCGCGGCCGCGCAGCCCAGCTGGCGCTGCAGCGCCACCCCGCGATTGACCAGCGCCACGTCCAGCGGCCCCGTGAGTTCGAGCAGGCGGGTGTAGGCGGTCGCCGCGTCCTCGTTGAGCTGCATGTTCAGCAGCATATCAGCGCGGCCCAGCAGCAGCCTGGCATCGTGCGGCGCCTTTTCCAGAGCGTCGTTAAAACGCTCGAGCGCCAGTGACCAGCGGCCCTGCGACTGGTACACGATGGCGAGGTTGACGCGCGCGTGTTGCAGGCCTGGGGCTGCCTCGAGGGCGGACAGGTAAGAGCGCTCGGCCAGCGCGAGCTGGCCGGTTCTCGCCAGCATGTTGCCCTTGTTGTACCAGGCAGCCGCGTAGTCGGGCATTATTTTGAGCGTGCGATCGAACTCTGCCAGCGCTTCACGGTCGCGGCCTGCACGACCATAGGCCGAGGCCAGTTCCATGTGCGCCCGCGCGCTTGCCGGGACGGTCTTTGCCGTCGCCTCGAACAGGCTTATCTCGTTGGCCCAGTCGGGGTTGCGCAGGTTGTCGCGCAGCAACCAGGCCAGGCCGACGGCCGCGACCAGCAGTCCGGCCTTGCGTCCGTGGCGCTCGAGCAGGCCCGCGACGGCAGGGGCGGGCAGCAGGCACAGGGCAACCGTAGGCAGGTAGAACAGCCGCTCGCCCATCACGGTGCCGATCAGCAGCACAGTATTCGACACTACCGAGTAGGCAGCGGCTGCGAGCAGCAGCAGGAACAAGCCGCGACCTCGCTGGTCGGAAGGCGACCTGAACACGGCCAGGCTGATGGCGGACAGGGCGAGCAGGGCAAACAGGCTGTAGCGGTCTGCCAGGAAGCCCTCGGAGATCTCGAGGGCATTCCAGGAGTAGTCCACC
The Candidatus Binatota bacterium DNA segment above includes these coding regions:
- a CDS encoding tetratricopeptide repeat protein, producing the protein MTRAGSSARLTSATSLALVTLTLTALSFAAWGGSISGGFVSDDRNAIIFNQSVTGPLQPAQVFTTPSWWGDERSGSPGYRPLVTLSFAVNHAVGGLYPAGYHVVNILLHALVALLVYLLALELGMGVAAARIAGVAFVLLPIHSEAVVWTVGRAELMSAVAWCSGLLALLRYRRGTVPGGAGADSRWQPSQALPLLAAVALFAGLLCKENAITLLAVPPLCALFLAPEGRRRDIVAFVALLAAVGAWLYLRWQVLPLFDDRPGDLLDNPLSLLPLADRLAGALSVAGRYLWLSAWPAALSVDYSWNALEISEGFLADRYSLFALLALSAISLAVFRSPSDQRGRGLFLLLLAAAAYSVVSNTVLLIGTVMGERLFYLPTVALCLLPAPAVAGLLERHGRKAGLLVAAVGLAWLLRDNLRNPDWANEISLFEATAKTVPASARAHMELASAYGRAGRDREALAEFDRTLKIMPDYAAAWYNKGNMLARTGQLALAERSYLSALEAAPGLQHARVNLAIVYQSQGRWSLALERFNDALEKAPHDARLLLGRADMLLNMQLNEDAATAYTRLLELTGPLDVALVNRGVALQRQLGCAAAVGDYLAATRLTRSALSADASGINGVSPVMQNAWGNASFCLQELGRTDELRRLQQDWASITTPRH